CCATTGGTCGGCCATCGGTATAAGTGATCGGTCAGTCAACGTAGATCTATGTACCAACCGACCGTAGATTGATGTAGCGACTTGTACCGACACAAAGGAGTCACTATAAATGGGCTGTGGAATTACGGTCACCCCGGAGGTATACTCTTTCCTCTGCCTGGAGCTGCTAGACACTCCTTTTATGGCGATAGTTAGGTTCAGTTACAGATGCGTGCTGCTGTTTGCAGTGCTATCCACCATCTCCACGTTGAAAGAGGGTATCGAGCTTAACCGGCGGCCAACTGGTGGGGTGCTGCTCAACGTCGGCAGGGACGCCTCAAACCGCAGCGCGCTAGCGGCCTGCCTGATGGATGGCCTCAGGCTCCGGTCCTGTTGCGTGCACCAGAGCCCGACCACCAGCACGCACTCCATCTCCCGCGCGTCGAAGTTCTCGTTCAGCCGCGGGTCGGCCGCGTCGAGGATCGTCCCTCGCTCATACAGCTCTGAGACCGGCTGCGTCAGGTGGACCGCGGTGTTATTATGTTGCAGGACTCTGACGGGCTGCCGGCCACAAGCGACCTCGAGGAGGACGACGCCGAAGCTGTAGATGTCCGACTCTGTGCTGAACCTGCCTGTGATCATGCACTCTGGGTCCATGTAGCCCATGGTGCCGGCGAGCTCCGTCGTGTGCGGCCCCTGGCCGTGGTCGACGAGCCTGGCGAGGCCGAAGTCGCCCAGCTTGGCATTGAATGATGCGTCCAGCATAACATTGCTGGGCTTGATGTCTCTGTGCAGTACACCCTGCTCACAATCTTGATGTAGGTACAGGAGTGCGGAGCCGATCCCGAGGATGATGTCATACCTACAGACGACAACagtataaattataaaacaatagtccaaaaaaaagaaaatgaaaaatttAGTGCATGCTAGCTGGCCGAGGGAGGAGCGAAACAGAGAGAAGATGAGGTCCAGCTGGTTGAACTGTAAACAATGCATGACCTGAGTGACCACGGAAGCATCCTCTCTTCAATGTAAAGATGTGCGTCGAGGCTACCATTAGGCATGAGCTCGTAGACGAGCAGGAGCTCTTCATGACTGTGGCACCACCCAATGAGCTGCACCAGGTTGCGGTGCCTCAGCCTGCTGATAATGGTCACCTCGGCGGCGTACTCTTTCCTCCCCTGCCTTGATCCCTTGGACACTCTTTTTATGGCGACATGGAGGTTGAGCTCGGCCAAGATGCCTCTGTACACTGACCCAAACCCCCCTTCTCCTAGCTTCTGTTCATCTGAGAAGTTGCCGGTAGCAGCAGCTAGCACGTTGTAGCAGAATCGCTTCGGTCCGGCTCCGTTCACGAATTTCTCTTCCATGTCGTCCTTGTCGATCCTTTTCTGCCACCAGCGCGAGAAGAGCCATATCTGGATGCTAAGGGATAACAGGAACAAGATGCCACTGGCAGCAGCTGCCGCCTCCAGGCCGATGATCAGAGGCAGTCTGGCGTCCTTCTTGCTAGGTGGAGACGGCAGATCTGCTAAATTTTTACATCGAAAAAGATAGTGATTAACATTATACGGAGTAGTTTATACATGCATTAAAAGCAAAACAACTAGCCGAGTGACCGGCTTACCGGGAGGAACCAAGATGGTGTCAAATGGATCTGCTTGGTATCGGGCATAACAGCTGTACCCCCTGGCAGAAGCAACCGTGTTGTTAGGGTAACTAGTCAACAGCTTCTGAATTTGGTAGTTGAGACATTCGGTGCAGTGGGTCGGATCGAAGTCCCTCCTGCACTGCACCACCCCGTAGGTATCACTCCTGCCCTCGTTATATGCCTGGCTTCCGTTAGCGAACCGCAGCGGCGACGAAGCAGCCTCCGCTATGAGCCTCTTCATCAGCTCCCACCGTGCGTCGATCACGTCCGCGAAGGTGTCCGTCACCGCCGTAAAGAAAATCCTGCCTCGGTCGGTCTCGTCGTTGAAGAAGGGCTGCTGGTCGGAGTAGCGGAGGATGCAGTCACCGTACATGACGGCCGCCATGCGGCTCTTGGGACACGCGGTGCCCAGCAGATACGACGGCGCCGTGTCCAGGCACTTCTGGCAGCCCTGCCAGCTGCTGTCGATGGTGCACATGACGAAGCCGAAGACCTCGTCTGAAGCTGAAGGTGATGGCCCGGAAGAACGGCCGCTGTAGCTATCGTTGTAAAAaccgccggcggcggccgcggccgcggtgaGCCTGTGGACGAGGATGTCAAGGTTGGCCTCGAACACTGTACCCGCGATGAAGTTGCTGGACGCTGGGCAGATAGTGTCTAGCGGCAGGTACGGCTCCTCGTCATCATCTGCTGCACAGGGCGGTAATaaaccgacgacgacgacgacgacggcgaggagcaggaggagcCTGACGACGGCGACATCGGGGAGCGGGACGAGATGCCGACGGCGACTGGCCACCACAACTGACGACCGCCGATGCTCGTCATGTACGCCGTTGATTTTTTCTAGCATGTTGCTGTGATGGTATGTAAGTATTTTGGACGTGCGTGCGTGGTGATCGGATGCGGGCCGGAGGAGAGCGCAGTGCGGCTCTCTTACATGCGTTTTCGAGCAAAGAGCACTATTTAATACAGCTATACAGCAACATGAGTGCAGACCAATTCAATGCCTTGGAGCAGCATCCAACGGCAAAAGCCCCGGACCGGTCTACCCGGCTGCCGCCCTTTGCTAAGGttttaagggcttgtttggcagggcttctctcCGGCTTCGGCTCCGGCTCCttcagaggagccctgccaaacgttttcttggaggagccgtttttcagtaaaaaacagaggagccggagtcgttttggaggagccataatttgtggctcctccaaaacggctccggctcctccggaggagcccctcgggaggagccgtgccaaacaagccctaaatctccggctatagcctcCACTATCTCCAGCTATAGCTGTTTAAGAAGGATTTAGCTAAGTTTTTTCATGTACAAGTTAGCCCTTAGTTGCCGCTATAGCTCGATATAGCTGGCTATAGCTTGTTTTTGGACATAGAAAGCTAAATGGCTTAGCCGGCTATTTAAAACCTTGTTGCTCGATCGGGACATGCATTTCCCTGGCCTTTCATTATATTATACTATATACTATAGTGACGATGTGCTCgaaatctttttaaatttttatcatggcacccgcatgcgatatcttgacttgtcgacaagtttcatgaatttcagactccgttttcatttaatagaatttaaaaactatttgctcgcaagtttgtggtcatgtctcgacgtgaagatgtgtgaaattttttgtctgtttctggatacggcctcaactaacacttactaacatgaatattatttttgcattcatgaattgccattattcgacacacttgcagttcaaatttgcatttgtcgaaaaaattcaaagaaattaaataaactaaagaaatatagcaaaatttcataaaattgtgcCAACTTTCAACATGTAGTCTCATTTTATGTAGGGAGGCTCGATAAAAAAGTTTAAAGaccaaaattgaaaaaaaataaataagtttgcctagtgtgccagctagacactaggcaaactggcctctttgcctagtgtctcatgaaagacactaggcaaacttattttttatagtgtttgcctagtgttgg
This sequence is a window from Miscanthus floridulus cultivar M001 chromosome 10, ASM1932011v1, whole genome shotgun sequence. Protein-coding genes within it:
- the LOC136488391 gene encoding L-type lectin-domain containing receptor kinase IX.1-like, which encodes MLEKINGVHDEHRRSSVVVASRRRHLVPLPDVAVVRLLLLLAVVVVVVGLLPPCAADDDEEPYLPLDTICPASSNFIAGTVFEANLDILVHRLTAAAAAAGGFYNDSYSGRSSGPSPSASDEVFGFVMCTIDSSWQGCQKCLDTAPSYLLGTACPKSRMAAVMYGDCILRYSDQQPFFNDETDRGRIFFTAVTDTFADVIDARWELMKRLIAEAASSPLRFANGSQAYNEGRSDTYGVVQCRRDFDPTHCTECLNYQIQKLLTSYPNNTVASARGYSCYARYQADPFDTILVPPADLPSPPSKKDARLPLIIGLEAAAAASGILFLLSLSIQIWLFSRWWQKRIDKDDMEEKFVNGAGPKRFCYNVLAAATGNFSDEQKLGEGGFGSVYRGILAELNLHVAIKRVSKGSRQGRKEYAAEVTIISRLRHRNLVQLIGWCHSHEELLLVYELMPNGSLDAHLYIEERMLPWSLRYDIILGIGSALLYLHQDCEQGVLHRDIKPSNVMLDASFNAKLGDFGLARLVDHGQGPHTTELAGTMGYMDPECMITGRFSTESDIYSFGVVLLEVACGRQPVRVLQHNNTAVHLTQPVSELYERGTILDAADPRLNENFDAREMECVLVVGLWCTQQDRSLRPSIRQAASALRFEASLPTLSSTPPVGRRLSSIPSFNVEMVDSTANSSTHL